One Malaclemys terrapin pileata isolate rMalTer1 chromosome 7, rMalTer1.hap1, whole genome shotgun sequence genomic region harbors:
- the LOC128840034 gene encoding homeobox protein pv.1-like isoform X3 gives MTKAPFSVEWLSQSSQDTYEPQQRPSSYAEGTQGRTSASHGLLTRVGNPVCNSRTNPQPHQTASQTGKKGERIKTPDTSSKNDPRSEKLFDSSSSIAAPAAAKRAWSAAESGSDWEGGRSECQSPEEPGGRGSRRLRTAFSVEQISTLESSFKRHKYLGSAERRKLAAKMQLSEVQIKTWFQNRRMKLKRQLQEMRPEPFYSPVPFGARAGTLPLHYVYPAQQPLLAHLPRPEAVPASFAFPALPASALSPASTFRGEPGFWQAPCFVGYRDSGAFLLPV, from the exons ATGACCAAGGCCCCTTTCTCTGTAGAGTGGCtttcccagagcagccaggacaCCTATGAACCACAGCAAAGGCCCAGTAGCTACGCAGaaggcactcagggcaggacttcTGCATCACATGGATTGCTCACCCGGGTCGGAAATCCAGTCTGCAACTCCAGAACAAACCCACAACCGCACCAAACCGCAAGCCAAACAGGGAAGAAGGGTGAACGTATAAAGACCCCGGACACCTCTTCTAAGAACGACCCCAGGAGTGAGAAGCTTTTTGATTCTTCCTCCTCTATAG cagcaccagccgcAGCCAAGCGGGCGTGGAGCGCCGCGGAGTCCGGTTCCGACTGGGAGGGCGGCCGCTCGGAGTGCCAATCCCCCGAGGAGCCCGGCGGCAGGGGCAGCCGCCGCTTGCGCACCGCCTTCAGTGTGGAGCAGATCAGCACCCTGGAGAGCTCCTTCAAGCGCCACAAGTACCTGGGCTCAGCCGAGCGCCGCAAGCTGGCCGCCAAGATGCAGCTGTCCGAAGTGCAG ATCAAGACCTGGTTCCAGAACCGGCGCATGAAGCTGAAGCGGCAGCTGCAGGAGATGAGGCCGGAGCCCTTCTACAGCCCCGTCCCCTTCGGAGCCCGGGCCgggactctgcccctgcactACGTCTACCCGGCTCAGCAGCCGCTCCTGGCTCACCTCCCCAGGCCGGAGGCCGTACCCGCCAGCTTCGccttcccagcactgccagcctctgccctgagccccgccagcACGTTCCGGGGGGAGCCTGGCTTTTGGCAGGCGCCCTGCTTTGTGGGCTACAGAGACTCCGGGGCCTTCTTGCTGCCCGTTTGA
- the LOC128840034 gene encoding homeobox protein vent1-like isoform X2 yields MRVNHSKGERGGERFKMKSNARKKYNTFFFNFQVNLILVKEGVLLRLSKKLIIPMTEWLSQSSQDTYEPQQRPSSYAEGTQGRTSASHGLLTRVGNPVCNSRTNPQPHQTASQTGKKGERIKTPDTSSKNDPRSEKLFDSSSSIAPAAAKRAWSAAESGSDWEGGRSECQSPEEPGGRGSRRLRTAFSVEQISTLESSFKRHKYLGSAERRKLAAKMQLSEVQIKTWFQNRRMKLKRQLQEMRPEPFYSPVPFGARAGTLPLHYVYPAQQPLLAHLPRPEAVPASFAFPALPASALSPASTFRGEPGFWQAPCFVGYRDSGAFLLPV; encoded by the exons ATGAGGGTGAATCActcaaaaggagagagagggggagagagatttaaaatgaaaagtaatgccagaaaaaaatacaacacttttttttttaattttcaggtgAATTTAATCCTAGTGAAAGAAGGTGTCCTACTGAGACTTTCAAAAAAACTAATTATCCCCATGACAG AGTGGCtttcccagagcagccaggacaCCTATGAACCACAGCAAAGGCCCAGTAGCTACGCAGaaggcactcagggcaggacttcTGCATCACATGGATTGCTCACCCGGGTCGGAAATCCAGTCTGCAACTCCAGAACAAACCCACAACCGCACCAAACCGCAAGCCAAACAGGGAAGAAGGGTGAACGTATAAAGACCCCGGACACCTCTTCTAAGAACGACCCCAGGAGTGAGAAGCTTTTTGATTCTTCCTCCTCTATAG caccagccgcAGCCAAGCGGGCGTGGAGCGCCGCGGAGTCCGGTTCCGACTGGGAGGGCGGCCGCTCGGAGTGCCAATCCCCCGAGGAGCCCGGCGGCAGGGGCAGCCGCCGCTTGCGCACCGCCTTCAGTGTGGAGCAGATCAGCACCCTGGAGAGCTCCTTCAAGCGCCACAAGTACCTGGGCTCAGCCGAGCGCCGCAAGCTGGCCGCCAAGATGCAGCTGTCCGAAGTGCAG ATCAAGACCTGGTTCCAGAACCGGCGCATGAAGCTGAAGCGGCAGCTGCAGGAGATGAGGCCGGAGCCCTTCTACAGCCCCGTCCCCTTCGGAGCCCGGGCCgggactctgcccctgcactACGTCTACCCGGCTCAGCAGCCGCTCCTGGCTCACCTCCCCAGGCCGGAGGCCGTACCCGCCAGCTTCGccttcccagcactgccagcctctgccctgagccccgccagcACGTTCCGGGGGGAGCCTGGCTTTTGGCAGGCGCCCTGCTTTGTGGGCTACAGAGACTCCGGGGCCTTCTTGCTGCCCGTTTGA
- the LOC128840034 gene encoding homeobox protein vent1-like isoform X1: MRVNHSKGERGGERFKMKSNARKKYNTFFFNFQVNLILVKEGVLLRLSKKLIIPMTEWLSQSSQDTYEPQQRPSSYAEGTQGRTSASHGLLTRVGNPVCNSRTNPQPHQTASQTGKKGERIKTPDTSSKNDPRSEKLFDSSSSIAAPAAAKRAWSAAESGSDWEGGRSECQSPEEPGGRGSRRLRTAFSVEQISTLESSFKRHKYLGSAERRKLAAKMQLSEVQIKTWFQNRRMKLKRQLQEMRPEPFYSPVPFGARAGTLPLHYVYPAQQPLLAHLPRPEAVPASFAFPALPASALSPASTFRGEPGFWQAPCFVGYRDSGAFLLPV, encoded by the exons ATGAGGGTGAATCActcaaaaggagagagagggggagagagatttaaaatgaaaagtaatgccagaaaaaaatacaacacttttttttttaattttcaggtgAATTTAATCCTAGTGAAAGAAGGTGTCCTACTGAGACTTTCAAAAAAACTAATTATCCCCATGACAG AGTGGCtttcccagagcagccaggacaCCTATGAACCACAGCAAAGGCCCAGTAGCTACGCAGaaggcactcagggcaggacttcTGCATCACATGGATTGCTCACCCGGGTCGGAAATCCAGTCTGCAACTCCAGAACAAACCCACAACCGCACCAAACCGCAAGCCAAACAGGGAAGAAGGGTGAACGTATAAAGACCCCGGACACCTCTTCTAAGAACGACCCCAGGAGTGAGAAGCTTTTTGATTCTTCCTCCTCTATAG cagcaccagccgcAGCCAAGCGGGCGTGGAGCGCCGCGGAGTCCGGTTCCGACTGGGAGGGCGGCCGCTCGGAGTGCCAATCCCCCGAGGAGCCCGGCGGCAGGGGCAGCCGCCGCTTGCGCACCGCCTTCAGTGTGGAGCAGATCAGCACCCTGGAGAGCTCCTTCAAGCGCCACAAGTACCTGGGCTCAGCCGAGCGCCGCAAGCTGGCCGCCAAGATGCAGCTGTCCGAAGTGCAG ATCAAGACCTGGTTCCAGAACCGGCGCATGAAGCTGAAGCGGCAGCTGCAGGAGATGAGGCCGGAGCCCTTCTACAGCCCCGTCCCCTTCGGAGCCCGGGCCgggactctgcccctgcactACGTCTACCCGGCTCAGCAGCCGCTCCTGGCTCACCTCCCCAGGCCGGAGGCCGTACCCGCCAGCTTCGccttcccagcactgccagcctctgccctgagccccgccagcACGTTCCGGGGGGAGCCTGGCTTTTGGCAGGCGCCCTGCTTTGTGGGCTACAGAGACTCCGGGGCCTTCTTGCTGCCCGTTTGA